From Fischerella sp. PCC 9605, one genomic window encodes:
- a CDS encoding RepB family protein → MSKKWTAKRITINLASTEAEKLQKYCNQTGRTATDVIRELIRGLGVNEDISSQLPSPKAS, encoded by the coding sequence ATGAGCAAAAAGTGGACGGCTAAAAGAATCACCATCAATTTGGCATCAACGGAAGCCGAAAAACTCCAAAAGTATTGTAATCAAACCGGAAGGACAGCAACAGATGTAATTCGAGAACTGATTAGAGGACTGGGTGTCAATGAGGATATTTCCTCACAACTCCCGTCACCAAAAGCATCTTAA
- a CDS encoding helix-turn-helix domain-containing protein, with amino-acid sequence MLATTFMRKQPPPPKYTARDERKAVRMAKVKVRCRLQDLLDQREMTRSAFSEATGLTAAAVRGLCENTAKRIDIDTLSALCSFFNKDWHELFEVVSKEDWEE; translated from the coding sequence ATGTTGGCAACCACTTTCATGAGAAAACAACCACCTCCCCCTAAATACACTGCAAGAGATGAAAGAAAGGCGGTACGAATGGCGAAAGTCAAGGTTAGGTGTCGTCTCCAGGATTTACTCGATCAACGAGAAATGACTCGTTCTGCTTTCTCTGAGGCGACTGGTTTAACTGCTGCTGCTGTAAGGGGGCTATGTGAAAATACTGCAAAACGAATTGATATTGATACTCTAAGTGCCTTATGTAGCTTTTTCAACAAAGATTGGCACGAATTGTTTGAGGTTGTGTCTAAAGAGGATTGGGAGGAATGA